Part of the Halorussus limi genome is shown below.
AAGTGATTCGACGAACTACTCCGATCAGGTCTACGAGACGATCGTGAACAACGGCCCCAACAACCGAGACGACTGGGACGAGTTCGTCGAAAATTCGGCGTACGCGTGCATGTGGTTCATCGGGGCGTACTCTCGCGGAGCGATCAACCAGCTGTAACCACGACCGGCATATCGGTAACGGACAGTGGCCGCCCGCACTATTTCTTGGTGAACAACCCGATGCGGCGACGGCTCAGGTCGCCGGACGACCGTCATCTCGGAAGAAAGAGTTATGAAATTAACATTCTAATCTCGGATATGAAGCGGAGAACGTTCCTGTCGACAGCGGCCGTCGGCGCAAGTACACTCTCGGGGTGTCTGTCGATGCTCCCGTCGTCAGACTCGGACACCCCCCTGCCGGACGTTCCCACGGGAGCGTGGACACAGTACGGAGCCGACGCGGCGAACACGTTCGCAACAGACGTATCCGCTCCATCGCAGGGGAACCTGGCATGGACGTCGGAGACCTTCACACGCTGGCAGCCTGCGGTTTCCGACGGAACAGTGTACACGACGAACTTCGACCCCAGCCACGACGGGAGTGCAATCGCACTCGACGCACAGGACGGCACCGAACAGTGGCGAACCACCCTCGACGCCAGCGGGGCCAACGGGACTGTCGTCGTCGACGAGAGATGTATCGTGGCATACGACACGGAACTCGTCGCGCTCGATCCCGAAACGGGCGAGCGAATCTGGACCGAAACGACGAACGGTCTCGAATTATCGGAACTGCTCGTCGCAGACGAAGCCACCGGGACCGTACTGGTCGCGTCCGAAAGCGGTATCGAGGCGTTCGGAGCAGCGAACGGGAAGAAACGCTGGGAAACCGACACGATACGCCCACTCGTCCATGCGCCTGCAGTGTACGACGGGCGCGTGTTCGCGGTAGGAAACGTCGATGGAGCGCCGTCCCTCGTTGCCCTCTCGCTGGAGGACGGCGCGGAGCGCTGGCGGAGCGAACTCACCTCCGGACCCGAGTCCGCCGCGCCCGTCGCGACCCAAGAAGGGGTGTTCGTCGCCGACGACCGAACGCTCGTCGCCTACGACAGGGAAACCGGCGACCGCCACCGCGAACTCCACTCGTTCGGCGAGGGCGAAGATGCAATCGCTCACACGGTTGCGGCCGACGACGGTACCGTGTTCGTCACTAGCGCGTCCGGTGCCGTCGCAGTCGACAGCGAAACCGGAACGGAACGATGGCGCCGCGACGCTCCGGTGTACGACCCGGGAATCTGTGTCGGAACCGAAACGGTCGTGTTCCCGATCGACGACCCCGAATACTCACCCGGCAAGAAGACGATCAGCGCGCTCGATCGCGACTCGGGAGAGATGCGCTGGCACCACGCGTTCGACCGGTCCCCCAACGTGATCGTACCGCCGATACTGGTCGACGGAGCCGTGTTCTTTACAGCCAGTAACATGGACAGTCTCGCGGCCCTCGGCGACGTGCCCGCACGGGATAGTTAGTTCCCAGCGCCGTCCGCCCTTTCCTCGCGAGAACGTCGCTCCATCGCTATCGCTCCGACTCCCCCGTGAAGAAGTCACTCGTCGGGAGGAGTGATACCGAATTCGGTCGTGCGGTCTCACACTCAGAATAGATTACTCCCCGAAAGGAGGAGGGGTACACTCCTCCTCGCGAGTCAGTTGCCTCGAGTCGGTCCGTCTGTCCCGGAACACCGCGGCCGGGACGCCTGCCACCGGGTCGCGCGCTGTAGTCGCCCGCGATTGAAGGTGTCGTTGAAGTGGGTCGCGAACGTCTGCTTCACACCGTCGAGGCCAAGGACGGCGTCGACAGCGTTGACACCGCCGGTGATAACACCTGTGTCGCGCGCGGTGATGGTATAGGCTCCGTCATCTCCTCGTGAGTCACGGTCGACAGCTGTAACGTATCGCAGGTTACGAAGTGCGATGGAGGACAACGCTTACCGTTCTACCGCCACGCAGTAGGACTCTCTGAACGGTGTTTCGTACTCGATACCCACTCGGTCGTACACGATACGCGGGATACTGATATCTCCGAGGTAGAGCCGACTCTCGATTTCGCGAAGGCCGGTCTTCGGAAGTGCCAGCGTGAGTATCTCGTCCGATTCGACGAGCAGTCCGGGACGCTCGCCAGTCGTCGCGTCGAGTCCCGATGGCACGTCGAGGGAAACGGTAGGTGTCTCGGTATCGTTACAGAGGTCGATGAGGTCCTGAGTCCGTCCACGAGGAGCACCCTGCAGACCGTACCCGATGAGCGAATCGACGACGGTGTCCGCCTCGCTACACACGTCAGAAGCGTCCGAGGTGGTGACGGAGACGTTCATCCCCTCGAGAATGCGATACTGGGTCGATACGGCACCGTCTAAGGCATCCGGAGAGCGGTCGAGGACGACAGACACGGACACGTCCCGATTGGCGAGGTGGCGTCCACAGGCGAGTCCCCCGCCACCGTTTCTCCGTTACCCGCGAGTATAGCCACGCGCTCCGGGTCGCGTTCGAGAACACGACCCGCGAGATTGCGTCCGGCGTTCTTCATCATCTGGAGCAGCGTTAAACCGACATCGTCGACGGCGACGCGGTCGGATTTCCACTCTCATGGGTCAGAGAGAACGGAGGGGTCGTGACGACCACCGTCGGTGGAACTGGTGTCGTCGTGTTCGCGTCCGAGAACGGAATCTACGCGTTTCGGAACCCCGACTACGAGTTCGAACAGACCGAGAGCGGGGCGTACGAGGCCGACGGAACCACGTGGGACGAAGCGACGGGCGAGTCAGCGGACGGACGGTCCCTTGGAGCTGTATCCGCGAAACGGCTGTTCGCGTTCGCGTGGCAGGACGACCACGGTCACGATGCGTTCTACTCCCCGTAACGAGCAATAGACACTCACAGTCACCGCTAACCGAAGTGAGTACGTGCGGTTCAGCAGAAATACAGCGAAATCGGAGACGCCCGAACGGTCGGCCCGTCAGAACGTGATGATTTCGTAGTCGTCGTCGACGAGCGACCGGATGCTGGGGTGGCCCTCGTGCTCGTCTATCGTCACGACGCCGGCGTCCTGAATCGCATCGTCGACGCCGAACGCACCGGCGCAGTAATCGCAAGCCGATGCGCTCTCGCTGACCGACGCGTAGAGGTCATGGTAGTCGTGGTCTTCGTCTTCGAGTTCGGGAATCCACTGCGTCCCTGCGCCGTCGAAGATGAGTTCGAGTTCATCGCCGTCGTTCTCGGCGAATTCTTTCGCGGCTTCGAGACCGTTGACGACGCGACCGTTGTCGGCGTGCGATTCGGTACCGGCCAGAATCACGATAGCTGCTTTCGCCATAACGACTCGGTATTGGTCTATGAGACGTAAGTATCGGATGACGGCGGCGAGTCCGCCCGCGACTAAAGATCCTTTTATTTGTATTTATTATTAGTCCCTGGAGGTTATTGTCACTTTTCACTACAGCTTAATATCCCAACCCTTATGGCGCAGAATCAATTGTGTCACCAACTACTGACGACTATTCCGCGCGAATTTCTTCTGCACGCCGCTTGAGCCGTCGGAGAATTTGGATGCGATTTTGGTGAGTATTCTCGTAGGCGACACAGGCACGGAGCGTGTCCATGTCGTCTATCGTCGCAATGCTTGGATCGATGAGCCGGATGTTTCGCGGCTCAAGTCGTTGTTCTGGTGAGAGTCCATTCGATTCGTCGTCTATGACGTTGCTCACTTGTTGTCGCCTCCGCTCCTGTCGGAGACGACGAAAAAACAACCGAGAGCAATTTTTTGGACTCTAAGCCGGTAGACTACATGAGACGTGTTTCGAGGTACGGATGAAAGAGCGCGACCGGACTAGCAGTCACGGTCGGTGTACCGCTGGCGCTCCGGCCGAATCTCTCCAGCGAGGACCTCGCTTTCGTAGTGATCGCCGACACTTCTATCGAGATCGACGAGTTTGTACACGCCGTCACCGGTCCAGCCACAGTCGGCTGAACATCGAGCGACCGCGTACGCATTTGCACCCTCGCGGAGATGGATACCGTTGAGCGTGAGCGCGCTATCGCACGCTGGACAGATGGGACTGACCGAGGTGTACGTATCCCCGAGCATCACCTGGATGTCTGTCGTGGCGTCGCTGAGCGTCTCGTTGGGGACAGTTCCAACAGCTGTTTCGAGTGACTCACAGAGGGCCTGCTGTTCGGCTTCGTCTTCTGGAAGGTTGGTGTTCGTAACTGCGATGGTTAGTCGTGCGAGCGAAGCGTCGTCATTCGTGTTTTCGGGAGAAGTCATAGGATTCGGAATCTATTGCTGGTTGTTGTGCTTCGATGCAGCGTGGCAGAACGTAGCAGGGGTCGTCTTGAGGTACAGAGTGCTATTCGGGGAGGTCACGTCGTCCGGTCCGGTAGCACTCCCAGCACGGGAAATCGCTGGAGAAGTCCGCACAGTCACAGTCCGATTCATCTATCTCCGGTTGTTCTTCTGAGTTCTCCTTATGGTCGCGCACTTGGTTTGAGGGCTGGACAGTCTCGCCACCGTCGGCGAGGAGTTGGTGGTGGCGGACGGCGTCGAGAATAGGCCGGCGGAGCGCAACAGCAACACGGTGTTTACACGCCTCGCTGTATTTCGCGTCTGCCGGGCACGTACACGCAGTCGGTAGGTCGTCCTCGATGCAAACGGTGTATTCGTGATTCTCCGGGTCGGCGTAGCTCCCATTCCGCACGCGCACATCACCGTTTTGAAGTTCGAATTCGAGGGCTTCGTACTGTGCTCGTTTTCGGACTCTACTCGTCGTTTCTAGGTTTGCGAGTGGCGTTGTCATGCTGGTCGTGAGGCACCGGGAAGTCGAGTGCCCCGCACCCTTCGGGGGCAGAAAATAACCCTGCTGTATCAACACGACTACTTAGAGTCCACTTTGGAAAACGGAGAATACTGCTTGTCTCCTCATCTCTGCTCCCGAGGAGACTTTCGTTTGCCCAGCCAGGATGCTACTACATTTGGAAAACGCTAGCCAATCGCCGTCATCGATACGTTTCGACCTCGACGCCGTCGATCGTTTCGAAATGTGAGTCGGCCGTCAAAATCGGCTCGTCGCGTTCGAGTGCTGTCGCTGCAATTGCGGCATCACCTTTCCCGATGCCCGGTCCATCGCCATCGCCTGTGTTCATTTGCTCGCCGAGCAGTCGACCAGCACGACGGGAGATACTCGGTGACATCTCCACGAGCGGGTAGATGTCGAAAATCGCTTCGACTTGCTGGCGTTCCCGTGCCGAGTTTGTGACTTTCCCCACGCCGATGTAGAGTTCGAGCAGGGTCATCGCGGGAATGACGAGGGGGACACCTGCGGCTTCGAGTTCTCGTTCTTTCTCGATGGCCTCCTCCACACCGTCGATGACGTCCAGCACGAAGATCGTGTCGACGATCATTCGAAGCGTTCGCCGATTTCACGGACCTCGGCTACGTCCTCTTCATCTGCTGTTTCGATTGCGTCCCGCATCTCGTCTACCTGCTCATCATCGAAGATGTCCTGAAGGTCACGAAGCGAACGGTCGTTGATAAGGCGCTCGATGGCGTCGCTAAACGACTCTCCCTCCTGCTTGTTTGCTTTGATGCGCTCGTAGAGGTCGTCGTTGAGTCGGACCTGATGCGACATCCTTGTTGACAACGTTGACGCCGAACGTGAATTAGTGTTTGGGTCACTCACGAAACCTCTCCTCCGACATTCGCTGCAAACGAGTTTAGTACTAGCATTCAGTTCTCAACTGGCTCAAGAGCCCGAAGGTCTGCTCGCAGGACGTCGCCACGCCGGACAACGTATCGAGCGGCAAGTACCGGGAACCGACATTTGGTGAATCCGGCCGTTTGAATATCGAGTTCGTCGCCCTCCTCGACGTACGCTGCGAGTGCTCGAAGGAACTCGTGGGTCCGCTGCCCTGCTTCGTAGTCGGGCAGGCCGTTTTCTCGACGCCCATAGATCTCGAATGCGTCGTAGCCCCAGATTGAGAGTCGGTCGTTGTCGTTGACCTCCCATTCGAGCATTCCGAAACAGTATGATTCGCAGAGTTCTCGAACTGCCTGTGCATCGGTGACGGTGACGCCGTTCGACGTTGTTGCTGCTTGGAGTGTTGCCATGTTTCTCGGACAGGGACTGCTATCCCCGCACCCTTTCGGGGTTGAAAAACTGCTCCGGATGTCGTCTCTATTCGAGTCCCGAACCCTCGTTTAATCCGTTTGCGTTCATCTCATTCCGCCGGTTGAATCTGGCGAGCCTCCTCGGCGAGATTACGAATGTACGCTCGAAGTACGTCCATATCTTCACGGGCGTCGTCAAGCGTTTTCGCCTTCACCTTCGCCTTGATCTGGTCTTCATCTCGTGTACCAGTCCCTCGCTTGAGTTTCACCGTGAGCGAGACACCGACGTCGCTCCGCTCGATGTGCTCTGTCGGTGACGATTCGTCATTGGTTGCTTTCGATTTGGTCGCTGCACGAGAAGACGAGTTGTGTTCTGACATGGTGTAGCTGTATTACTTGGGTTTAGTTGGACGATGCGACGGCTTCGTCGGACAGTTCACGGAGGGCGTTTTCGATGTCAGTGCCGGTGAGTCGCCAGTACCCTTCAGGATGAGAGCAGTCCAACTGGCTCACGACCCGGGTTTTGAACCCAATGTAGTGGGCTAGCGCAACGTCTTCATCGTCGGTGTAGTCCAGTAGGAGCGCAAGCGCAAGTTGCGCCGGGCCACTCCCACTGTATCCCCAGCTGAAGCCCGAGGGACTGTGATTCGCCAGTTCCAGACTCTGCTCTGGTGTCATCTGTTCTTGACCGGGCTGTTTTTCTACAATAGCACGTCCGCGCCGCCGGTAGCCGACGTAGACGACATCCTGTTTCGGGTTTGGCCGTGTCTGTTCGAGTGATTTCGAGTCAGTTGTTCCACTCATGGTTCAATTCGAGGGACTACTTCGAGTTCCCCCGCACCCCTTAGGGGGGTGAAAAACTCACTGCGGTCACACCGTCACATTCCTTGGCTAGCTCCGGCGCTCAGTAATGAATGTCTGCTGGTACAATTTAGAACGTGTTGCTTTCCGTGATACGGGCAGGCTATTCTCGATGCGTGCCGGATATACCTGTCATCGTATTCCGTCGTTGTTGCAATTGGAGGGTCGTCCCAGCAGGCTTTGCTAGCGACTGGTGTGCCAGACTCGTCGAATGTCACTTCGCCGGTGATGAAACTATTTCGTGTCAGCCTTCATCGGCTAGTGTCGGGATTTTCTTCTCAAACAGTCGGTCAAGTGCTGTCCAGAGGATCTCTGGTGGAAGTGTCTTCTCGAATTCGGCAGGCTTGTGGTCACGTTCGTCCGCAACGGGGTGTTCGTACTGGAAGTGGACTGGCCCGAGATCCTGATGGTCGTGGTCGCGATGCCACCCACAATTGAACCCTGTATTCGAATCAGCGTAGTGGATGCGATAGTACGGTTCTTCCTCGACGAACCGCCACTCGATGTCGAGTGTTGGCGGTTCCGGGCCCGTTGGTGGTACAACACGGCTGGGGTCGATTTCTGCCTGTAGAAACTGCCTGACGATGCTATCCGGTTTGTAGGCAACCGTCGTGGTGGCCGGGTGTCGTTGCAGGACGTCCTTCAGCCCCTCGTACACTGAACTGCTTGTCGTTCCTGGTAGCCCCATCTGTATTAGGCAGGGAGGGCGTCACGCTCGTTCGCCCAGTCGTATTCGTTGAGTGCTGCCCGGACGACCGGGATGCGCTCTTTGAGATGCTCCCACTCGCTGGCAACCTCCCGTCGTTCTTCGATCTCCTCGGAGTTGTCGAGGTCGGCGATACTCGCCCGGAGTTCACCCGGCGTCTCGACATCGTAGGTGGTCTTCCAGTCCCTGATTTTGGTGCGCATCGATTCGAGTGAGGTCGTGAGTGCTTCGCGGTCGTGTTCGCGTTGAAGCGCAGCGACTTCACGGTAGGTCGCCATGAGTTGGTCGACGCAGTAGAGCGTCTGGTCGCCCTGCTCGATCTTCCGGAGCACGTTGTCCTCGACGAGTTGGTTGAGATATTTCTGGGCTGTTTTCACCGACGCGTCTGTCTCGTCGGCGATCCACGAGGCAGTACGCGGTGTCTGGAGCGTCCGCGCAGCCGCGCGGATTCGTTCGCCACGCGTCATCGACGCGTGATTCTGGGTGTCGTTTTGGGTGGGGTCGTCGGACATACTCGTATCTACGCTCTGCTCGAACATATATCTACTGTACTGGAAATATATTACTCCTAGTTTACTCATACAATTTAAGCCTAAAATCCCGTCCACTCCGTCATGTTCCTTGGCTGGCTCGGGCGCTCAGTAGTGAACGTCTGCTGGGACAATCCAGAGATTCTCGCTCTCCTCGAGGATACGGTCGAGGTGGTCTCGATGCCGAATGCCGCTCCCGTGTTCGTCGTACAGGAAGATAGTCGGCCCCTCGTACGCGCCGACTTGGTGGAACGCATGCCGAGAGAGCCCGTCGTCACGCATAATCTCCTCGTCGCTCAGTTCCTCAAGCGCATCCCGGACGCGGTCAAGATTTCGCTCAAACTCGCTCTTTGTCGCCTCCCACCCACGCTCCAACAGTTCTTGCCCATCGTCGGACTTGACGGGAGCTACTACTGGCAGGTCACCCCACCGGGCTTTACCTGCGACTGACGTGCCCGACTCGTCGAACGTCACGTAATAGTCAAACACCACATCTGCGTGTGGGTTAGCCCCGACAAGTTGGTCGAATACCGTCTTTCCAGTTGCGAGTGCTTCGTCTCGTGTCGATGCCTCTACCAGCGAGTAAATGACCATATGCATTGGTTCTCACTTCGGTCTGCCGACGCACACGACTCTATTCTACGCTACTGCTTGGTGCGCCGGCACTCATCGCCGGCGCAGAAAAAACACAGGCGGCCATCGTCCAATCAGGAAGGAGTTGTGGATTGGACTGGAGTTAACCAACAAACGCTGAAATTCGTGCTCGTTCGTTGGTTAACAGTAGAGGGTAGCATAATTTCTTTACTCAGAATCGCCTATGCAATCGACGCTCGATTTAGGGAAGCGACGTATAAAACGACTGATCTGTCTATAGAATTTGTCACAAACGGCGTGCAAAATTTAGCGGATAAGTACAGCACAACGTCTGTTCTCATTGACTCTCGGGTTCGACTAGTGGGAAGCAGTAGCCGATTGCTATCATTGTTGTTGCCACTGAGGCGACGAAAAGAGGCGAAAGCCACCCTGGATACACTCCCGATAGTCCCACGACGACCAGCGGGAGGCTCCAGGCCGATCCAAACATCAGTAACGCCCCACCGAGCAGTCGGGTTCGGTCGTACCGAAGCAAAGAGAGTCCGAACGTCGCAATGCCACCCGCGAAGACGGCCAAGAGCGTGAAGAAGACAGTATCGATTCTGACCGGCAGGACGGTTACGTCGGGGACGATACCACTGGCGTCAGCCGCGACAGCCCACGCTACTATGACGACGGTCCCAACCGGAAGTGCCGCCACGAGGGCAACCCCGACGACAGCCGATGTCGGTGTACGGTCCGAGAGGTACTGATACGACCTAAGCAGCACAAGCGGGAGTAAGACAAAGCCGATTCCGAACGGAATTGACGTGAGAAGCCATGCAAACGGAACCTCCCGTAAACTCTCACTAATGGCACCGCTGGCAGCTTCAATAAGTATCAGGACGCCAGCAATCGCCAAGAGTCTCCCCGTCCAGTGTTCAATCTCGTCTACTTGACTGCTAGTGAGGGACATATCCGCAATATATGCCCCCCAAAAATATAATTTGCGCAACACTAACGGTTCACCATGTATTGAGCAAAACTACTGAGACAGTTACGGACTACAAATTGAACAAAGAAACCGTACTACTAACTACTGCTAAGATTACCATCTCGCCTACTTGCCCACTTTGGATTCTGGCCCGTATCGAGGCATTCCGCAGACGTGACACTCCCACATCGGGTGACCACTCCACTCATCGTCTGGAACGGTCTCGAAGTTGAGGAATCGGTGCCTCGTACCACGGTCGCACTCACGACACTCGAGGTGCCTCCTAGTTGGTCGCTCGCGTTGG
Proteins encoded:
- a CDS encoding DUF7389 domain-containing protein, encoding MSEHNSSSRAATKSKATNDESSPTEHIERSDVGVSLTVKLKRGTGTRDEDQIKAKVKAKTLDDAREDMDVLRAYIRNLAEEARQIQPAE
- a CDS encoding DUF7342 family protein, with translation MSDDPTQNDTQNHASMTRGERIRAAARTLQTPRTASWIADETDASVKTAQKYLNQLVEDNVLRKIEQGDQTLYCVDQLMATYREVAALQREHDREALTTSLESMRTKIRDWKTTYDVETPGELRASIADLDNSEEIEERREVASEWEHLKERIPVVRAALNEYDWANERDALPA
- a CDS encoding PIN domain-containing protein, which produces MIVDTIFVLDVIDGVEEAIEKERELEAAGVPLVIPAMTLLELYIGVGKVTNSARERQQVEAIFDIYPLVEMSPSISRRAGRLLGEQMNTGDGDGPGIGKGDAAIAATALERDEPILTADSHFETIDGVEVETYR
- a CDS encoding NAD(P)H-hydrate epimerase; translation: MSVSVVLDRSPDALDGAVSTQYRILEGMNVSVTTSDASDVCSEADTVVDSLIGYGLQGAPRGRTQDLIDLCNDTETPTVSLDVPSGLDATTGERPGLLVESDEILTLALPKTGLREIESRLYLGDISIPRIVYDRVGIEYETPFRESYCVAVER
- a CDS encoding SWIM zinc finger family protein, with product MTTPLANLETTSRVRKRAQYEALEFELQNGDVRVRNGSYADPENHEYTVCIEDDLPTACTCPADAKYSEACKHRVAVALRRPILDAVRHHQLLADGGETVQPSNQVRDHKENSEEQPEIDESDCDCADFSSDFPCWECYRTGRRDLPE
- a CDS encoding antitoxin VapB family protein translates to MSHQVRLNDDLYERIKANKQEGESFSDAIERLINDRSLRDLQDIFDDEQVDEMRDAIETADEEDVAEVREIGERFE
- a CDS encoding DUF6166 domain-containing protein, which translates into the protein MSGTTDSKSLEQTRPNPKQDVVYVGYRRRGRAIVEKQPGQEQMTPEQSLELANHSPSGFSWGYSGSGPAQLALALLLDYTDDEDVALAHYIGFKTRVVSQLDCSHPEGYWRLTGTDIENALRELSDEAVASSN
- a CDS encoding DUF3179 domain-containing (seleno)protein; its protein translation is MTTTVGGTGVVVFASENGIYAFRNPDYEFEQTESGAYEADGTTWDEATGESADGRSLGAVSAKRLFAFAWQDDHGHDAFYSP
- a CDS encoding outer membrane protein assembly factor BamB family protein, translated to MRRRLRSPDDRHLGRKSYEINILISDMKRRTFLSTAAVGASTLSGCLSMLPSSDSDTPLPDVPTGAWTQYGADAANTFATDVSAPSQGNLAWTSETFTRWQPAVSDGTVYTTNFDPSHDGSAIALDAQDGTEQWRTTLDASGANGTVVVDERCIVAYDTELVALDPETGERIWTETTNGLELSELLVADEATGTVLVASESGIEAFGAANGKKRWETDTIRPLVHAPAVYDGRVFAVGNVDGAPSLVALSLEDGAERWRSELTSGPESAAPVATQEGVFVADDRTLVAYDRETGDRHRELHSFGEGEDAIAHTVAADDGTVFVTSASGAVAVDSETGTERWRRDAPVYDPGICVGTETVVFPIDDPEYSPGKKTISALDRDSGEMRWHHAFDRSPNVIVPPILVDGAVFFTASNMDSLAALGDVPARDS